One genomic segment of Syngnathus acus chromosome 1, fSynAcu1.2, whole genome shotgun sequence includes these proteins:
- the LOC119120060 gene encoding son of sevenless homolog 1-like, translating to MRGSASASRPHSPRMKGERSAVEKMNEIQKNIDGWEGKDIGQCCRRLVMEGTLNRVGAKNRRHVFLFDGLIVCCKSNHGPGSSAEYRLEEKFFVRKVRINDKDDKEGEYRHAFEIVPKDGSGAVFAARSAQEKNGWMAALVSLQYGVTLDGMLGAAMQEEQQRLRLPAPHLYRFAQPDSEENVLFEDAGRSKSGVPAVKAGTLLKLVERLTFHTYADPNFVRTFLTTYRSFCKPRELLDLLIERFEIPEPRPDEADRPDGGERPVGAELKRFRKEFVQPVQLRVLNVCRHWLEHHFYDFERDAHLLGRLEDFAASVRGKAMRKWVESITKIIQRKKEAAVRPGHGGPGHGGPGRSGVAFHHHRDPQPATEWHVCEPGRPEHFDLMTLHPIEIARQLTLLESDLYRAVRPSELVGSVWTKEDKESLSPNLLRLIRHTTNLTLWFEKCIVETENLEERVAVVSRIIEILQVFQELNNFNGVLAVVSAMDSSPVYRLEHTFEQIPSRQRKILEEAHKLSEDHYKKYLTKLRSINPPCVPFFGIYLSNILKTEEGNPDFLLHHGKDLINFSKRRKVAEITGEIQQYQNQPYCLRLESDIRKFFEKLNPLEELCENDFGDRLFSKSLLIEPRNARTPPRYAKRYTCPLKSPGIRPTSAQRGPACQPRKISYGPDGAPDSPRTPLTPPPAGSVFDSPRVPSSPAYSGSSSFGGHPDHAAQLPPPVLPRRRPESAPAQSSPSKMRSEPDGPPAVPPLWAACELLPPRRSSLSSPPDSPPLGSPLCLLPPPRGRSRRELPAARAFFPVAACPGPSATSPVSGRMPPPSPGLPFLLDGASPKSYKRDSLSHNPLPDTPPAL from the exons ATGCGTGGCAGCGCGTCGGCGAGCCGCCCGCACAGCCCGCGGATGAAGGGCGAACGCTCGGCCGTGGAGAAGATGAACGAGATCCAGAAGAACATCGACGGCTGGGAGGGCAAAGACATCGGCCAGTGCTGCCGCCGCTTGGTCATGGAGGGAACGCTGAACCGAGTGGGCGCCAAGAACCGGCGCCACGTCTTCCTCTTTGACGGCCTCATCGTCTGCTGCAAGTCCAACCACGGCCCCGGCTCTTCCGCCGAGTACCGCCTGGAGGAAAAGTTCTTTGTCCGCAAG GTCCGGATCAACGACAAGGACGACAAGGAGGGCGAGTACCGGCACGCCTTTGAGATCGTCCCCAAGGACGGCAGCGGCGCCGTCTTTGCGGCCAGGTCGGCCCAGGAGAAGAACGGCTGGATGGCGGCGCTGGTGTCGCTGCAGTACGGTGTCACGCTGGACGGCATGCTGGGCGCCGCCATgcaggaggagcagcagcgCCTGCGCCTGCCCGCGCCCCACCTCTACCGCTTCGCCCAGCCCGACTCGGAGGAGAACGTGCTGTTCGAGGACGCCGGGCGATCCAAGTCGGGCGTTCCCGCCGTCAAAGCCGGCACCCTCCTCAAGCTCGTCGAGAGGCTCACCTTCCACACCTATGCCG ATCCCAATTTTGTTCGAACGTTTCTGACGACCTACAGATCTTTCTGCAAGCCACGGGAGCTGCTGGACCTGCTCATTGAGAG GTTTGAGATTCCTGAGCCGAGACCCGACGAGGCGGATCGGCCGGACGGAGGGGAGCGGCCCGTCGGCGCTGAGCTCAAACGCTTCCGCAAAGAATTTGTGCAGCCCGTCCAGCTCCG AGTCCTAAACGTGTGCCGTCACTGGCTGGAGCACCACTTTTACGACTTTGAGAGGGACGCTCATCTGCTGGGACGGCTGGAGGACTTTGCGGCGTCGGTCCGAG GCAAGGCCATGAGGAAGTGGGTGGAGTCCATCACAAAGATTATCCAGAGGAAGAAAGAGGCGGCCGTCAGGCCGGGCCACGGCGGGCCAGGCCACGGCGGGCCGGGCCGCAGCGGCGTGGCCTTCCACCACCACCGGGACCCTCAGCCGGCCACCGAGTGGCACGTCTGCGAGCCGGGCCGCCCCGAGCACTTTGACCTCATGACGCTTCACCCCATCGAGATCGCCCGCCAGCTCACCCTGCTGGAGTCCGACTTGTACAG GGCGGTGCGGCCGTCCGAGCTGGTGGGCAGCGTGTGGACCAAAGAGGACAAAGAGAGCCTCTCTCCCAACCTGCTGCGGCTGATCCGCCACACCACCAACTTGACCCTCTGGTTTGAAAA GTGCATCGTGGAGACGGAGAACTTGGAGGAGCGAGTGGCGGTGGTGTCGCGCATCATCGAGATCCTGCAAGTCTTCCAGGAGCTCAACAACTTCAACGGAGTCCTGGCGGTGGTCAGCGCCATGGACTCCTCGCCCGTGTACAGGCTGGAGCACACCTTTGAG caAATTCCCAGCCGTCAGAGGAAGATTCTGGAAGAAGCTCACAAGCTGAGCGAAGACCACTACAAGAAGTATTTGACTAAACTGCGCTCCATCAACCCCCCCTGTGTGCCCTTCTTTG GCATCTACCTGAGCAACATCTTGAAGACCGAGGAGGGCAATCCGGACTTCCTGCTTCACCACGGCAAGGATTTGATCAACTTTAGCAAGCGGAGGAAAGTGGCGGAGATCACGGGTGAGATCCAGCAGTACCAGAACCAGCCGTACTGCCTGCGGTTGGAGAGCGACATCAGG AAGTTCTTTGAAAAGCTCAACCCGCTGGAGGAGCTGTGCGAGAACGACTTTGGCGATCGGCTGTTCAGCAAGTCCCTGCTCATCGAGCCGCGCAACGCCCGCACGCCGCCGCGCTAT GCCAAGAGGTACACGTGTCCCCTGAAGTCCCCGGGTATCCGTCCCACGTCGGCGCAGCGCGGCCCCGCGTGCCAGCCGCGCAAGATCAGCTACGGCCCCGACGGCGCTCCCGACTCTCCCCGCACGCCGCTGACTCCGCCCCCGGCCGGCAGCGTCTTTGACTCACCGCGGGTGCCCAGCAGCCCCGCCTACTCCG GGTCGTCCTCCTTTGGCGGCCACCCCGACCACGCGGCCCAGTTGCCGCCGCCCGTGCTGCCCCGCCGAAGACCCGAGTCGGCGCCGGCCCAGTCGTCCCCGTCCAAG ATGCGGTCCGAGCCGGACGGCCCGCCGGCCGTGCCGCCTCTCTGGGCCGCCTGCGAGCTCCTCCCCCCCCGCCGCTCGTCACTGTCGTCCCCTCCCGACAGCCCGCCGCTCGGCTCGCCCCTGTGCTTGCTGCCGCCCCCCCGGGGACGCTCCCGCCGCGAGCTGCCGGCGGCCCGGGCTTTCTTTCCCGTGGCGGCCTGCCCGGGCCCCTCCGCCACCTCACCCGTGTCCGGGAGGATGCCGCCCCCCTCGCCGGGACTGCCCTTCCTGCTTGACGGCGCGTCCCCCAAAAGCTACAAGAGGGACTCTCTGAGCCACAACCCCCTGCCGGACACCCCCCCTGCGCTGTGA
- the tmem178 gene encoding transmembrane protein 178A — translation MAAEDKASRAESDARGPVAVGRGARPAAERASAAASLALSALSLLLLVTAIGTEHWYETDTRRHRDNCERQGADSGGQQNRDMPIYHLPLLDTGAAPRDVALLKPVHVGSREDELLENWRAILGMGILETECGRPLFSTHAGLWRKCYVAGLDPDIDRLVDRGIAERCTAVKYHFSQPIRLRNIPLNLTRSIQQDEWHLLHLRRMTAGFLGMAAAVLLCGSIVTAVGFFWEGSLTRHVAGLLFFMAGIFCTISLCTYAASVSYDLSRKPPFIYGLPDDVDHGYGWSVALAWGSLALSVASGCLGAALPMLRHAGPSRDKVVRASAV, via the exons ATGGCGGCTGAAGACAAAGCGAGCCGCGCGGAAAGCGACGCCCGCGGCCCCGTCGCAGTCGGCCGCGGAGCCCGGCCGGCCGCGGAGCGCGCGTCGGCCGCCGCGAGCCTGGCCCTGAGCGCGCTCTCGCTGCTACTGCTGGTGACGGCCATCGGCACCGAGCACTGGTACGAGACGGACACGCGGCGCCACCGCGACAACTGCGAGCGGCAGGGCGCCGACTCGGGCGGCCAGCAGAACCGCGACATGCCCATCTACCACCTGCCGTTGCTCGACACGGGCGCGGCGCCGCGCGACGTGGCGCTCCTCAAGCCCGTGCACGTGGGCAGCCGCGAGGACGAGCTGCTGGAGAACTGGCGCGCCATCCTGGGCATGGGCATCCTCGAGACCGAGTGCGGGCGCCCGCTCTTCTCCACGCACGCCGGCCTTTGGCGCAAGTGCTACGTCGCCGGCCTCGACCCGGACATCGACCGCCTGGTCGACAGAG GTATCGCGGAGCGCTGCACAGCGGTCAAGTATCATTTTTCTCAACCAATCAGACTGAGGAACATCCCTCTCAACCTGACCAGGAGCATTCAGCAGGACGAGTGGCATCTCCTGC ACCTGCGACGCATGACGGCCGGCTTCCTGGGCATGGCGGCCGCCGTCCTGCTGTGCGGCAGCATCGTGACGGCCGTGGGCTTCTTCTGGGAGGGCAGCCTCACGCGACACGTAGCTGGACTCCTCTTCTTCATGGCag GAATCTTCTGCACCATCTCTCTGTGCACGTACGCGGCCAGCGTGAGCTACGATCTTTCCCGGAAGCCCCCCTTTATCTACGGCCTCCCGGACGACGTGGACCACGGCTATGGCTGGTCGGTGGCTCTGGCGTGGGGCAGCCTGGCTCTCAGCGTGGCCTCGGGGTGCCTGGGCGCCGCCTTGCCGATGCTGCGCCACGCAGGGCCGTCCCGTGACAAGGTCGTCCGCGCCTCCGCTGTCTAA
- the soul4 gene encoding heme-binding protein soul4 isoform X1, which produces MPEASRRACRRRTIFVDPVHCRDEYARERAGDRWVGGMALISLEDLEGLGEDEQLDEDITDNPEPMEEEHSDRLLTHWRTVASTHQVTVPTEMRGPIHEMARHNQQREPVPFVPISCQEKMGEVMWEERAYPAGKWACVRQAEELYEQSISKSFMKLMRFICKENSAGGHLGLTVPVVSTVMVTADGQTLDKEVETGFYLPAAFQDAPLRPHDPDVDVVQRDAFTVVARAFLGTTTEETVTRHSRLLRELLGASAAERLRSDTYMVAVYENPGVPRRRNEIWFLRR; this is translated from the exons ATGCCGGAAGCGTCACGACGTGCTTGCCGCAGAAGGACGATCTTCGTCGATCCTGTGCATTGTCGTGACGAGTACGCGCGTGAGCGAGCAG GTGACAGGTGGGTGGGCGGCATGGCTTTGATCTCTTTGGAGGACCTCGAGGGGTTGGGCGAAGACGAGCAACTGGACGAGGACATCACGGACAACCCCGAGCCGATGGAGGAGGAGCATTCGGACCGACTGCTCACTCATTGGAGGACCGTGGCCAGCACGCACCAGGTCACCGTGCCGACAG aAATGAGGGGGCCTATCCACGAAATGGCACGCCACAACCAGCAGAGGGAGCCCGTGCCTTTCGTGCCCATTTCCTGTCAGGAGAAG ATGGGCGAGGTGATGTGGGAGGAGCGCGCGTACCCGGCGGGCAAGTGGGCGTGCGTGCGGCAGGCTGAGGAACTTTACGAGCAGAGCATCTCCAAGAGCTTCATGAAGCTGATGCGCTTCATCTGCAAGGAGAACTCGGCAG GCGGCCACCTGGGCCTGACGGTGCCGGTGGTCAGCACGGTGATGGTGACGGCTGACGGCCAGACGCTGGACAAGGAGGTGGAGACCGGCTTCTACCTGCCCGCCGCCTTCCAGGACGCGCCGCTGCGGCCGCACGACCCCGATGTGGACGTGGTGCAACGCGACGCCTTCACCGTTGTGGCCAG AGCCTTCTTGGGGACGACCACCGAGGAGACGGTGACTCGCCACAGCCGCCTGCTGCGGGAGTTGTTGGGCGCCTCGGCGGCCGAGCGCCTGCGCTCCGACACCTACATGGTGGCCGTCTACGAAAACCCTGGCGTCCCGCGCCGCCGCAACGAGATCTGGTTCCTGCGGCGCTAG
- the soul4 gene encoding heme-binding protein soul4 isoform X2, with amino-acid sequence MALISLEDLEGLGEDEQLDEDITDNPEPMEEEHSDRLLTHWRTVASTHQVTVPTEMRGPIHEMARHNQQREPVPFVPISCQEKMGEVMWEERAYPAGKWACVRQAEELYEQSISKSFMKLMRFICKENSAGGHLGLTVPVVSTVMVTADGQTLDKEVETGFYLPAAFQDAPLRPHDPDVDVVQRDAFTVVARAFLGTTTEETVTRHSRLLRELLGASAAERLRSDTYMVAVYENPGVPRRRNEIWFLRR; translated from the exons ATGGCTTTGATCTCTTTGGAGGACCTCGAGGGGTTGGGCGAAGACGAGCAACTGGACGAGGACATCACGGACAACCCCGAGCCGATGGAGGAGGAGCATTCGGACCGACTGCTCACTCATTGGAGGACCGTGGCCAGCACGCACCAGGTCACCGTGCCGACAG aAATGAGGGGGCCTATCCACGAAATGGCACGCCACAACCAGCAGAGGGAGCCCGTGCCTTTCGTGCCCATTTCCTGTCAGGAGAAG ATGGGCGAGGTGATGTGGGAGGAGCGCGCGTACCCGGCGGGCAAGTGGGCGTGCGTGCGGCAGGCTGAGGAACTTTACGAGCAGAGCATCTCCAAGAGCTTCATGAAGCTGATGCGCTTCATCTGCAAGGAGAACTCGGCAG GCGGCCACCTGGGCCTGACGGTGCCGGTGGTCAGCACGGTGATGGTGACGGCTGACGGCCAGACGCTGGACAAGGAGGTGGAGACCGGCTTCTACCTGCCCGCCGCCTTCCAGGACGCGCCGCTGCGGCCGCACGACCCCGATGTGGACGTGGTGCAACGCGACGCCTTCACCGTTGTGGCCAG AGCCTTCTTGGGGACGACCACCGAGGAGACGGTGACTCGCCACAGCCGCCTGCTGCGGGAGTTGTTGGGCGCCTCGGCGGCCGAGCGCCTGCGCTCCGACACCTACATGGTGGCCGTCTACGAAAACCCTGGCGTCCCGCGCCGCCGCAACGAGATCTGGTTCCTGCGGCGCTAG
- the eif4a3 gene encoding eukaryotic initiation factor 4A-III: MAAAGVQSRKRLLKDEDMTKVEFETSEEVDVTPTFDTMGLREDLLRGIYAYGFEKPSAIQQRAIKQIIKGRDVIAQSQSGTGKTATFCVSVLQCLDIQVRETQALILAPTRELAGQIQKVLLALGDYMNVQCHACIGGTNVGEDIRKLDFGQHVVSGTPGRVFDMIRRRSLRTRAIKMLVLDEADEMLNKGFKEQIYDVYRYLPPATQVVLISATLPHEILEMTNKFMTDPIRILVKRDELTLEGIKQFFVAVEREEWKFDTLCDLYDTLTITQAVIFCNTKRKVDWLTEKMREANFTVSSMHGDMPQKERESIMKEFRSGASRVLISTDVWARGLDVPQVSLIINYDLPNNRELYIHRIGRSGRYGRKGVAINFVKNDDIRILRDIEQYYSTQIDEMPMNVADLI; encoded by the exons ATGGCCGCCGCCGGTGTGCAGAGTCGTAAGCGGCTCCTCAAGGACGAGGACATGACTAAGGTGGAGTTCGAGACTAGCGAGGAGGTGGACGTCACCCCTACCTTCGACACCATGGGCCTGAGGGAGGACCTGCTGCGCGGCATCTACGCTTACG GGTTCGAGAAGCCGTCGGCCATTCAGCAGCGAGCCATCAAGCAGATCATCAAAGGCAGAGACGTCATCGCCCA GTCGCAGTCGGGCACGGGAAAGACAGCCACCTTCTGTGTGTCGGTGCTGCAGTGTCTGGACATCCAG GTGAGGGAGACCCAGGCGTTAATCTTGGCGCCCACCAGAGAATTGGCTGGCCAGATTCAGAAG GTGCTGCTGGCGCTTGGGGACTACATGAACGTCCAGTGCCACGCATGCATCGGCGGGACCAACGTGGGTGAGGACATCCGCAAGTTGGACTTTGGCCAGCACGTGGTGTCGGGAACACCGGGGCGGGTTTTCG ACATGATCCGGCGCCGCAGTCTCCGAACGCGCGCCATCAAAATGTTGGTTCTGGACGAGGCCGACGAGATGCTGAACAAAG GTTTCAAGGAGCAGATCTACGACGTGTACCGCTACCTGCCCCCCGCTACACAAGTGGTCCTTATCAGTGCCACGCTGCCGCACGAGATCCTGGAGATGACCAACAAGTTCATGACGGACCCCATCCGCATCCTGGTCAAGCGTGACGAGTTGACGCTGGAAGGAATCAAGCAGTTCTTTGTGGCGGTGGAGCGTGAGGAGTGGAAGTTCGACACGCTGTGCGACCTCTACGACACACTCACCATCACGCAGGCTGTCATCTTCTGCAACACCAAGAGGAAG GTGGACTGGCTGACGGAGAAAATGCGAGAGGCCAACTTCACCGTGTCGTCCATGCACGGAGACATGCCGCAGAAAGAGCGAGAGTCCATCATGAAGGAGTTCCGCTCCGGAGCCAG TCGCGTGTTGATCTCCACCGATGTGTGGGCGCGCGGTCTGGACGTGCCTCAGGTTTCCCTCATCATCAACTATGACCTCCCCAACAACCGAGAGCTCTACATCCACAG GATCGGCCGCTCCGGTCGCTACGGCCGCAAAGGTGTGGCCATCAACTTTGTGAAGAACGACGACATCCGCATCCTGCGCGACATCGAGCAGTACTACTCCACGCAGATCGACGAGATGCCCATGAACG TGGCTGACCTGATCTGA
- the pex6 gene encoding peroxisome assembly factor 2, giving the protein MAAQVELLRLEPFPDHASPLDVLGTEWQLRSLFRDHAGPPTVLFTPRRPPSSPRQPAVLLRLRALSGEEAAASAGFGRAAVASPPPRPGSVRLFASGFFLRLRGFPTAGIRGIAWPVLPVNLDEVVLGVRGGRSLARDDADGLAAKLLELCRDESCLLARRGEPLLGDRPGQIPDVLVLSCGPVTQGRVTPRTAVILADRPDAAGPGPPSWELRLCASDFAHRAARLGGDCSLLDRRLGLSGVPEEPERRLDVRVTDVRRWLEADDGRGDADPDGGLYVGGRTLLRLGLFDGEWVELRSTGPADRWRAAVLVAIRSDQAGDGAFVSETLWFNLTGGRQSVGAACRVRLKRRRRQPPSRDGPGGSETSRGSAPPPPAGELHLRPVAAPAERPASRYDDLLAAHFAVPRLVAPGDVLLVPARNHPDLLEDGQRCRALLFLVQRVCPADQTEEEGDGLYLADRTHTSLFTGPPVNVSAPRSAPPWSGPSPPGLERAADAIGRILGPHRHGGSLPARRLLVHGPAGSGKATAVAASSSRLHLQLIRVDCVGVCGDTPAATEARLTSLLERANAFQPCVLLLKNLQLLLQTRGGADDARVQAALCHLLRSAPDRVAVVATVREARGLPAGVASAFVHRVALESPAEGGRRAILTQLSGDVRLDRDVDLETLAKVTAGLALGDLRALLVEAGRAACRRLLLARPARRQEDLCSSGVNVRQRDFLSALQTLRDAQSEAAGAPRIPSVRWEDVGGLEQVKKDILDTVQLPLRCPQLSSLRLSRTGVLLHGPPGTGKTLLAKAVATECSMTFLSVKGPELLNMYVGQSEENVREAFQRARSAAPCVVFFDELDSLAPSRGRSGDSGGVMDRVVSQLLAELDALNASSRVFVIGATNRPDLLDRSLLRPGRFDKLVYVGINADRASQLQVLRAVLRSFHLDASVDPRQVLERCPARTSGADLYALCSDAMTAAVKRKVDAIHRGLDSEESPLRLIMADFGVALRDFQPSLSPEEATRYRGVGHDEAAASRPLSGGS; this is encoded by the exons ATGGCCGCGCAGGTGGAGTTATTGAGGCTGGAGCCTTTCCCTGACCACGCGAGTCCCCTGGACGTGCTCGGCACCGAATGGCAGCTACGTAGCCTTTTTCGCGACCACGCGGGGCCCCCGACCGTCCTGTTCACCCCGAGACGGCCGCCTTCGAGCCCTCGCCAGCCCGCCGTCCTGCTTCGTCTTCGGGCGCTCAGCGGTGAAGAGGCGGCGGCGTCGGCGGGCTTCGGCCGAGCCGCGGTAGCCTCTCCGCCGCCGCGGCCGGGCTCGGTGAGGCTCTTCGCCAGCGGCTTCTTCCTGCGGCTCCGCGGCTTCCCGACGGCGGGGATCCGCGGCATTGCGTGGCCAGTGCTGCCCGTAAACTTGGACGAGGTGGTGCTGGGTGTCCGCGGAGGACGCTCTTTGGCGCGGGACGACGCCGATGGGCTCGCCGCGAAGCTGCTGGAGCTCTGCCGGGATGAAAGCTGTCTGCTGGCCCGGCGAGGAGAGCCGCTGCTCGGGGACCGGCCGGGACAG ATACCCGACGTGCTGGTGCTGTCGTGCGGCCCGGTCACGCAGGGTCGCGTCACGCCCCGTACCGCCGTGATTCTGGCCGACCGGCCGGACgcggccgggccgggcccgCCCTCGTGGGAGCTCCGCCTGTGCGCTTCGGACTTTGCTCACCGCGCCGCCCGCCTGGGAGGGGACTGCTCGCTCCTGGACCGGCGTCTGGGGCTCAGCGGCGTCCCGGAGGAGCCGGAGCGGCGGCTGGACGTGCGCGTGACGGACGTGAGGCGGTGGCTGGAGGCAGACGACGGCCGCGGCGATGCCGACCCGGACGGCGGTCTTTACGTTGGCGGGCGCACGCTGCTCAGGCTGGGGCTGTTTGACGGCGAGTGGGTGGAGCTGCGGTCGACGGGCCCGGCGGACAGATGGCGAGCGGCCGTCCTCGTCGCCATCCGCTCGGACCAGGCGGGCGACGGCGCCTTTGTGTCGGAGACGTTGTGGTTCAACCTGACGGGAGGACGGCAAAGCGTGGGCGCCGCCTGCCGCGTCAGGCTCAAG aggcggcggcggcaaccGCCGTCCCGGGATGGCCCCGGCGGCTCCGAGACTTCCCGCGGCTCggccccgccgccgccggccggCGAGCTTCACCTGCGGCCGGTGGCGGCCCCGGCCGAGCGGCCGGCGAGTCGCTACGACGACCTGCTGGCCGCGCACTTCGCCGTCCCCAG GCTGGTGGCGCCGGGGGACGTTCTTCTGGTTCCTGCCCGCAACCACCCGGACCTGCTGGAGGACGGCCAGAG GTGCCGAGCACTGTTGTTTTTGGTGCAGCGGGTGTGTCCTGCTGAccagacggaagaagaaggggACGGGCTTTATCTGGCTGACAGAACGCACACGTCCCTCTTCACG GGGCCGCCGGTCAACGTCTCGGCGCCCCGCAGCGCGCCGCCGTGGAGCGGCCCATCCCCTCCGGGTCTCGAGCGCGCGGCGGACGCCATCGGACGTATCCTCGGCCCGCACCGACACGG CGGCTCCCTCCCGGCGCGCAGGCTCCTGGTCCACGGGCCGGCGGGAAGCGGCAAAGCAACAGCGGTGGCAGCGTCCAGTTCCCGGCTGCACCTCCAGCTGATCAGG GTGGACTGCGTCGGCGTGTGCGGCGACACGCCCGCCGCTACAGAGGCGCGGCTGACTTCCTTGTTGGAGCGGGCCAACGCCTTTCAGCCTTGCGTCCTTTTGCTGAAGAACCTGCAGCTCCTCTTGCAGACTCGCGGGGGCGCCGACGACGCCCGGGTCCAGGCGGCCCTCTGCCACCTGCTCCGTAGTGCCCCCGACAG GGTGGCGGTGGTGGCGACCGTCCGCGAAGCTCGTGGGCTGCCCGCCGGCGTCGCGTCTGCGTTTGTCCACCGGGTGGCGTTGGAGAGCCCCGCCGAGGGCGGGCGCCGGGCTATTCTAACGCAGCTGAGTGGGGACGTTCGCCTCGATCGCGACGTCGACCTGGAGACGCTCGCCAAAGTCACGGCT GGTTTGGCCTTGGGCGACTTGCGCGCCCTGCTGGTGGAGGCCGGCCGTGCGGCGTGCAGACGGCTGCTCCTGGCTCG TCCCGCCCGGCGCCAGGAGGACTTGTGCTCCAGCGGCGTGAACGTCCGGCAGCGGGACTTCCTGTcggctctgcagaccttgcggGACGCCCAGTCAGAGGCCGCTGGCGCCCCCAGG ATTCCGTCCGTGCGCTGGGAGGATGTGGGTGGCCTGGAGCAGGTGAAGAAGGACATCCTGGACACGGTCCAGCTTCCTCTACGGTGCCCGCAGCTCTCGTCCCTCAGGCTGAGTCGCACCGGCGTTCTGCTCCACGGGCCTCCGGGCACGGGCAAGACTCTGCTGGCCAAGGCCGTGGCCACCGAATGCTCCATGACCTTCCTCAG CGTGAAAGGTCCGGAGCTGCTCAACATGTACGTGGGCCAGAGCGAGGAGAACGTCCGAGAAG CGTTTCAGAGAGCCCGCTCGGCAGCGCCCTGCGTGGTCTTCTTTGATGAACTGGACTCTCTGGCGCCCAGCAGGGGGCGCAGCGGAGACTCCGGCGGGGTGATGGACAG GGTGGTGTCTCAGCTGCTCGCCGAGCTGGACGCTCTGAACGCCTCCAGCCGAGTATTTGTCATCGGCGCCACCAACCGACCCGACCTGCTCGATCGGTCCCTGCTCAGGCCCGGAAG GTTTGACAAGCTGGTCTACGTGGGGATCAACGCAGACCGCGCCTCCCAGCTGCAAGTGCTCCGCGCCGTCCTCCGCAG CTTCCACCTGGACGCCTCGGTGGACCCGCGGCAGGTGTTGGAGCGTTGCCCCGCCCGCACCAGCGGCGCCGACCTGTACGCGCTGTGCTCGGACGCCATGACGGCCGCCGTCAAGAGGAAGGTGGACGCCATCCATCGCG GTTTGGACTCTGAGGAGTCGCCGCTGCGCCTCATCATGGCGGACTTTGGCGTGGCGCTGCGTGACTTCCAGCCTTCGCTGTCTCCAGAGGAGGCCACGCGATACCGAGGCGTCGGGCATGATGAGGCCGCGGCGAGCCGGCCGCTGTCGGGGGGATCCTAG